A region of Moorena sp. SIOASIH DNA encodes the following proteins:
- a CDS encoding methyl-accepting chemotaxis protein: MFAKSSKKFFSKLQNQILLLLFLSSVIPLSVVGWYSISSSSYALSNLAKSELEEEVADEAANILAFLNAINDDVLFLSKVPPIQGIIRAKAGGGVDKQGNSSYDTWVKQLHTIFAVMMQAKPYYMQLRYLDEKGNEMVRVDSDRTKIQVIPKTQLKNQAKRSYFTETIKLSAGSIYMSPVELHREGGVIEQPYTPVIRYATPIFDSAGVRRGIVIANVFAEQFIKFIRDTDLAIKGEEAFLVNKDGYYISHPNPKKEWGFELNTDEKLAKDYPKRIAQQILRGQQGLIDQGTNKLISYYKVVPNAQQRQPLFIINQVPKGEVFASVNSFKILASLIILVSLAAVLPLAIVRLRQLVNLIKQLVNGISTSSQEMFSTLEQQERIAGQQAASVNETTITMDELEASCRQSAEQADAAAIAAQQALQLTQNGTQAVGETLDGMSTLEEKVDAIAKQSMRLSRQTNRIGDISELVSELANQTNMLALNASVEAVRAGEHGKGFAVVAAEIRKLADQSKQSAQKINVLVSQIQNEINSTVMVTDEGTKTVKTGVQIAQKTAQAFTGVADAVNNVVLNNQQISLNLKQQVDGIQQVLQAMSTVNKGAKETVIGITQTRVGTEQLKQAAVELKRMV; the protein is encoded by the coding sequence ATGTTTGCTAAATCTAGCAAAAAATTTTTCAGCAAACTTCAGAATCAAATACTGCTCCTGCTGTTTTTAAGTAGTGTTATTCCCCTCTCTGTTGTAGGATGGTATAGTATTTCTTCCTCTAGCTATGCCTTATCGAACTTAGCTAAAAGTGAGCTAGAGGAAGAGGTAGCTGACGAAGCCGCAAATATCCTGGCATTTTTAAATGCTATCAATGATGATGTTTTGTTCTTGAGCAAAGTTCCCCCGATTCAAGGCATAATCCGAGCTAAAGCTGGTGGTGGAGTAGATAAGCAAGGTAACTCTTCGTACGACACTTGGGTTAAGCAGTTGCACACCATCTTTGCTGTCATGATGCAAGCGAAACCCTATTATATGCAGCTGAGGTATTTGGACGAGAAAGGCAATGAAATGGTGCGAGTCGATTCGGACCGCACTAAAATCCAAGTTATCCCCAAAACCCAGCTAAAAAATCAAGCAAAGCGTTCATATTTTACTGAGACAATTAAGTTGTCTGCTGGCAGTATCTATATGTCTCCCGTGGAGCTGCATCGGGAAGGTGGTGTGATTGAACAGCCTTATACACCAGTGATTCGGTACGCTACACCAATTTTTGATTCAGCTGGGGTACGAAGAGGAATTGTAATCGCTAATGTATTTGCCGAGCAATTCATAAAATTTATTCGAGATACAGACTTAGCCATCAAGGGAGAAGAGGCATTTCTGGTCAATAAAGATGGCTACTACATCTCTCATCCCAACCCCAAAAAGGAGTGGGGCTTTGAACTCAACACGGATGAGAAATTGGCAAAAGATTATCCGAAACGCATTGCCCAGCAAATTCTCAGGGGTCAACAGGGACTGATTGACCAAGGAACTAATAAGCTCATCAGTTACTATAAAGTTGTTCCGAATGCCCAGCAGCGGCAACCCTTATTCATTATCAATCAAGTTCCTAAGGGGGAAGTTTTTGCCTCTGTCAACTCCTTTAAAATCCTCGCCAGCCTGATTATTTTGGTTTCTCTAGCGGCGGTGCTGCCACTGGCAATTGTCAGGTTACGCCAACTGGTGAATCTGATTAAGCAACTGGTTAATGGCATCTCCACTTCTAGTCAGGAAATGTTTTCTACCCTTGAACAGCAAGAACGCATCGCTGGTCAACAAGCTGCGTCGGTGAATGAAACCACCATCACCATGGATGAGCTGGAAGCCTCTTGCCGACAGTCCGCTGAGCAAGCGGATGCTGCCGCTATTGCTGCACAGCAGGCACTTCAGCTAACCCAGAACGGTACCCAAGCGGTGGGGGAAACCCTCGACGGCATGTCTACCTTAGAAGAGAAGGTGGATGCGATCGCTAAACAGAGTATGCGTCTGAGCAGGCAAACCAATCGAATTGGTGACATCTCCGAGCTGGTTTCTGAATTGGCAAACCAAACCAATATGTTAGCACTGAATGCATCAGTAGAAGCGGTGCGTGCGGGAGAGCATGGTAAAGGCTTTGCAGTGGTTGCTGCAGAGATTCGTAAATTAGCAGACCAGAGTAAACAATCTGCCCAAAAGATTAACGTTTTAGTTTCTCAAATCCAGAACGAGATTAATTCAACAGTGATGGTGACGGATGAAGGGACTAAGACAGTAAAGACCGGAGTGCAAATCGCTCAAAAAACAGCTCAAGCATTCACTGGGGTAGCAGATGCTGTCAACAATGTGGTGTTAAACAATCAACAAATTTCTCTGAATCTCAAGCAGCAAGTCGATGGCATTCAACAAGTCCTCCAAGCAATGAGCACTGTTAACAAGGGAGCAAAAGAAACTGTTATTGGCATCACTCAAACTAGAGTAGGTACTGAGCAACTGAAGCAAGCTGCTGTAGAACTCAAGCGCATGGTTTAG
- a CDS encoding response regulator, producing MILIRLIEELEKLGKQRTIGELTLSNYSVVWKIYLVYGQLLYATDGVHPVRRFYRALKSHCPNYVVELYEKSDYQPWEYQLLEQGINQKQLSLIQAKLMIRTIVQECFFELSSYTDLENNWQPSQETTSTLGMGIALSSREIQTVLAQATQKYQEWQAADFGHLSPSLSPVLKPGTDPKALPGLNKYLNGNSTLWDIAWQQKTSVTEMTRSLLPLVEKGMLEFQRIPDLPVPTAKAPVKAPVNPPVVTTPPPSETQPTKSAKIQPLIACIDDSPVLAHSLKTILIPAGYQMLSIEEPMRGFSQLIEHKPDLILLDLNMPNANGYSVCKFLRESPVFNKTPIIILTAQNTTIDRARARLVGATDFLGKPPDSEELLRIIQKYLIKS from the coding sequence ATGATACTAATAAGATTGATTGAAGAATTAGAAAAATTAGGTAAACAGAGAACTATTGGAGAGCTAACTCTAAGCAACTATAGCGTCGTTTGGAAAATTTACCTTGTCTATGGTCAATTGCTCTATGCCACTGATGGGGTTCATCCTGTGAGGCGCTTTTACAGAGCCTTAAAGTCCCATTGCCCTAACTATGTTGTTGAACTCTACGAGAAGTCGGACTATCAGCCCTGGGAATATCAGCTTCTAGAGCAAGGAATTAACCAAAAGCAACTGAGCCTAATCCAAGCAAAGTTAATGATTCGTACCATTGTCCAAGAATGTTTTTTTGAACTAAGTAGCTACACAGACTTAGAAAACAACTGGCAACCCAGTCAAGAAACAACATCGACTCTTGGCATGGGCATAGCCTTGTCTTCTAGGGAAATCCAAACCGTTCTCGCTCAAGCAACCCAGAAGTACCAAGAATGGCAAGCTGCTGATTTTGGTCACCTCAGCCCCAGTCTCTCACCAGTTTTGAAACCTGGAACAGATCCTAAAGCGCTGCCAGGTTTGAACAAGTATCTCAATGGTAACTCAACCCTGTGGGATATTGCCTGGCAGCAAAAAACATCGGTGACAGAGATGACTCGCTCTTTGCTCCCTTTGGTTGAGAAGGGTATGCTGGAATTCCAAAGGATTCCAGATTTACCAGTACCAACTGCCAAAGCGCCAGTCAAAGCACCTGTCAACCCACCAGTTGTAACAACGCCACCCCCATCAGAAACTCAGCCGACCAAATCCGCCAAGATACAGCCTTTAATCGCCTGTATTGATGATAGTCCTGTGTTGGCTCACAGTTTAAAAACAATCTTGATACCAGCTGGTTACCAAATGTTAAGTATTGAAGAACCGATGCGAGGTTTCTCCCAACTCATTGAACACAAGCCTGATTTAATTTTGCTAGACCTGAATATGCCAAATGCAAATGGCTATAGCGTCTGTAAATTTTTGCGAGAATCCCCAGTTTTCAATAAGACCCCGATTATTATCCTGACAGCTCAGAATACCACAATTGACCGCGCCCGGGCTAGACTAGTCGGGGCAACTGATTTTTTAGGTAAGCCCCCAGATTCCGAAGAATTGCTACGAATAATTCAAAAATATCTAATCAAAAGTTGA
- a CDS encoding CheR family methyltransferase: MSNTESLSVELKQAFLQLIAQQTGLVIKEADQDNLIETILVRLKFLKLGSPESYYQLLKYPTIESNQEWQNLVILLTNIETYFWRDKGQFNTLINYIIPEIIERQNNHKIIRICSAGCSTGEEPYSLAILIHKLLPNLEKWKVKVFGIDINQDALKTAKKGIYSSWSFRSLNPDRKSDYFRLINNYYHIDNRIKTMVTFKTVNLVKDSFNKQNSELKDLDLILCRNVFIYFEDSAKAKVLDKFYHSLKPLGYLITGHGELYGHNLSKFQTKVFPESLVYQRRADNLILQTPPLVSLTSEAKSPPVKNLSLDVLQKSRPSEQEPITAAFSNTQKTNVARDILSVNDTPINIINYQENTKFKQTVQEVIREVKILLQKEDYDLAIKQLKNFLKLNYKNFQAYYLMAKIHANIGKYEEAIHYCQQALDIDSLSVSPYYLLAQIAEEQGNLVEAKRILKKIIYLEPCSLMAYLDMIHIYQKEGNQKRIVKMKQTVINILKQLSPNTIIKDYENMTAAELIIKIETELNYY; the protein is encoded by the coding sequence GTGTCAAACACAGAATCTTTAAGTGTTGAGCTAAAACAAGCTTTTCTTCAATTAATTGCCCAGCAGACAGGATTAGTTATTAAAGAAGCAGACCAAGACAATTTAATTGAAACTATTCTTGTGAGACTTAAATTTCTAAAATTAGGTTCACCAGAAAGTTACTATCAACTCTTAAAATATCCTACTATAGAAAGTAATCAAGAATGGCAAAATCTGGTTATATTACTGACTAATATTGAGACTTACTTTTGGCGAGACAAAGGTCAGTTTAACACCTTAATAAATTACATTATACCAGAGATAATTGAACGGCAAAATAACCACAAAATAATTCGGATTTGTAGTGCGGGATGTTCAACTGGAGAAGAACCCTATTCTCTTGCTATTCTAATCCATAAACTCCTTCCTAATTTAGAAAAATGGAAGGTTAAAGTTTTTGGAATAGACATTAATCAAGATGCCCTAAAAACAGCAAAAAAAGGAATTTACAGTTCTTGGTCATTTAGAAGTCTTAATCCGGACAGAAAGAGTGACTATTTTCGGCTAATTAACAATTATTATCACATCGATAATCGTATAAAAACAATGGTCACGTTTAAAACGGTTAATTTAGTCAAAGATTCATTTAATAAGCAAAACTCTGAACTAAAAGACCTTGACTTAATCCTTTGCCGTAATGTTTTCATTTACTTTGAAGATTCAGCTAAAGCCAAGGTTTTAGATAAATTTTATCATAGCCTCAAACCCTTAGGATATCTGATCACAGGTCATGGTGAACTATATGGTCATAATTTGAGCAAGTTTCAGACAAAAGTGTTTCCAGAATCCCTAGTATATCAACGTAGAGCCGATAATTTAATCCTTCAAACACCTCCTCTGGTATCCCTAACCAGTGAGGCAAAGTCTCCTCCAGTAAAAAACTTATCATTAGACGTCTTACAGAAGTCACGACCTTCGGAACAGGAACCGATAACAGCAGCATTTAGTAATACACAAAAAACTAATGTTGCCAGAGATATATTGTCCGTTAATGATACCCCTATCAACATAATCAATTATCAAGAAAATACCAAGTTCAAACAAACTGTTCAAGAGGTTATCAGAGAAGTAAAAATACTTTTACAAAAAGAGGATTATGATTTAGCAATTAAACAATTAAAAAACTTTTTAAAACTAAATTATAAGAATTTTCAAGCTTATTACCTCATGGCTAAAATTCACGCCAATATCGGTAAATATGAAGAAGCAATTCACTATTGCCAACAAGCTTTAGATATAGATTCCCTTTCTGTTAGTCCCTATTACTTGTTGGCACAAATTGCTGAAGAGCAAGGAAATCTAGTAGAAGCCAAACGGATTTTAAAAAAAATTATTTATCTTGAACCCTGTTCTCTTATGGCTTACTTAGATATGATCCATATTTATCAGAAGGAAGGAAATCAAAAAAGAATAGTAAAAATGAAGCAAACAGTTATTAATATACTCAAGCAATTATCTCCCAATACTATAATAAAAGACTATGAAAATATGACTGCTGCTGAACTAATTATCAAAATTGAAACGGAATTAAATTATTATTGA
- a CDS encoding chemotaxis protein CheW produces MKECHYLTFSLNNSLYGVSTVYVEEIFFLPELTPIPEAYPDIVGVINLRGEILPVMDLNLSFSYQSPGYCLTDSVVVLKSEKVRVGIIVNEVYEVKNISPSEITTELYHGRDWAGVEEKKFIAGIARSGGDILILSNPESLLQYVETQNLASVEDSLEKEIQDNNHHESELLLAQKPVFCPNATGSERKVFRKRADQLKQSEDSQDVNNLIPLAVIVLHGELFGIDLKMVREFTPIRKVTPIPCCPRHIIGNMNLRGEILTLVDIRGLLNLPLMERIDGSQAMVVKLEDIVAGITMEEVCDVIFLNPQEIIAVPTGINSGQYEYIQGAAPYQEKIMSILNLPQIFLNGGLVINH; encoded by the coding sequence ATGAAAGAGTGTCACTATCTCACCTTTAGCTTAAATAACTCTCTTTATGGTGTCAGCACTGTTTACGTAGAAGAGATTTTTTTTCTGCCAGAGTTGACACCGATTCCAGAAGCATATCCTGATATCGTTGGTGTGATTAATCTCCGGGGGGAGATTTTGCCAGTCATGGATCTTAATCTCAGTTTTAGTTATCAATCACCAGGCTATTGCTTAACAGATAGTGTAGTGGTTTTAAAGTCGGAAAAGGTACGAGTGGGCATCATTGTTAATGAAGTCTATGAAGTTAAAAATATATCCCCGTCGGAAATTACCACTGAACTTTATCATGGTCGAGACTGGGCAGGAGTTGAGGAAAAAAAATTCATCGCTGGTATTGCCAGGAGTGGAGGAGATATTTTAATCCTGAGCAATCCAGAGAGTTTACTCCAGTATGTAGAGACACAAAACCTAGCCTCCGTTGAAGACTCCCTGGAAAAAGAAATTCAGGATAATAATCATCATGAATCTGAATTGTTATTAGCCCAAAAGCCTGTTTTTTGCCCAAATGCTACCGGGTCAGAACGAAAAGTTTTTCGGAAACGAGCTGATCAGCTAAAGCAGTCCGAAGACAGTCAGGATGTAAACAATTTAATTCCCCTAGCGGTAATTGTTTTACATGGTGAATTATTTGGCATTGATTTAAAAATGGTGAGGGAGTTTACCCCTATTCGCAAAGTAACTCCTATTCCCTGCTGTCCACGGCATATTATTGGTAACATGAACCTACGAGGAGAGATTCTTACCTTAGTTGATATTCGCGGATTATTAAATCTACCGCTGATGGAGAGAATTGATGGTTCTCAAGCAATGGTTGTAAAGCTTGAGGATATCGTTGCTGGTATAACCATGGAAGAGGTATGTGATGTGATTTTCCTGAATCCACAGGAGATAATAGCAGTGCCAACTGGGATTAATTCAGGTCAGTATGAATACATTCAGGGGGCAGCTCCCTATCAGGAAAAAATAATGAGTATTCTGAATTTGCCACAAATTTTCCTGAATGGTGGCTTAGTTATTAATCATTAG
- the cheB gene encoding chemotaxis-specific protein-glutamate methyltransferase CheB, with protein sequence MTIRVLLVEDSPIALVVLKRILNSSEQIEVVGEAGTGLEALNLIPKVQPDVICTDLHMPQMNGLELTSEVMALYPRPILVVSVSVQQEDTEQIFQLLDAGAVDILPKPSAGMTTDNQLLQQQLINKIKILSGVKVFTKNRKSILGTEKQGSSGKGELPEMDYSTNQNQIGGVSHTANLAAFSSNYYSKPRVVVIGASTGGPQALNEIFTQLPSNFPLPVICVQHISLGFLQGFIDWLANSCPLPVQIAQPGDMPKPGRIYFPPEQQHLELDARGRFICSDSEPLEGHRPSVTVTFKSVAKFYGKATVGILLTGMGRDGATGMEAIAEVGGLTIAQDETTSLVFGMPKEAIALGVVKQVLPIGAIAPRLLELCLINTSFFEN encoded by the coding sequence ATGACTATTCGAGTTTTATTAGTTGAAGATTCACCGATTGCTCTAGTAGTCCTGAAAAGGATTCTGAATTCATCAGAGCAGATTGAAGTGGTGGGAGAAGCTGGAACTGGTTTAGAAGCTTTGAACTTAATTCCCAAAGTTCAACCAGATGTCATTTGTACAGACCTCCATATGCCCCAAATGAATGGTCTGGAGTTGACATCTGAAGTTATGGCGCTCTATCCTAGACCGATTCTGGTGGTTAGTGTTTCGGTACAGCAAGAGGATACTGAGCAGATTTTTCAGCTTTTAGATGCAGGAGCAGTGGATATTTTGCCTAAGCCGTCGGCAGGAATGACAACGGATAATCAGTTGCTCCAGCAGCAGTTGATCAATAAGATTAAAATTCTGTCTGGGGTCAAGGTCTTTACAAAAAACCGAAAGTCTATATTAGGTACAGAAAAGCAGGGGAGTTCTGGGAAAGGGGAGCTTCCGGAAATGGACTACAGCACCAATCAAAATCAAATTGGTGGAGTATCACACACAGCAAATCTTGCTGCTTTCTCTTCTAATTACTATTCCAAACCAAGAGTAGTTGTGATTGGTGCATCTACAGGTGGACCCCAAGCCCTAAACGAGATATTCACTCAGCTACCGTCGAATTTTCCTTTACCAGTAATTTGCGTGCAACACATTAGTCTTGGTTTTTTGCAGGGATTCATCGATTGGTTAGCTAATAGTTGTCCGTTGCCAGTTCAGATTGCTCAACCAGGGGATATGCCAAAACCAGGAAGAATTTATTTCCCACCAGAACAGCAGCATTTAGAATTGGATGCTAGGGGTCGATTTATCTGTTCTGATTCAGAGCCACTGGAAGGACATCGCCCTTCCGTAACTGTCACATTTAAGTCTGTAGCTAAGTTTTATGGCAAAGCTACAGTGGGCATATTGTTGACAGGTATGGGTAGAGATGGAGCGACTGGAATGGAGGCGATCGCTGAGGTTGGTGGCTTGACCATTGCTCAAGATGAAACCACCTCCTTGGTGTTTGGCATGCCTAAAGAAGCGATCGCTCTCGGAGTAGTCAAACAGGTTTTACCAATTGGTGCGATCGCACCGAGATTGCTGGAGTTGTGCTTAATAAATACTAGTTTCTTCGAGAATTGA
- a CDS encoding hybrid sensor histidine kinase/response regulator has translation MIEDEELRNIYKITSEERLHKLEIDLLHLEKYPEDNATLEQLLREAHSLKGDSRIAGIENVETLTHAVEDILGSIKRKQIVLTPQVSDRLYQVIDAMGLLVYEAVTGSPSGVDTALMLDYLMATVSQPLQPHQKAALENGNVSQPAPTVIEDEDLRDIYKITSEERLEKLEVGLLHLEKYPQDNATLDKLLWEAQSLKGDSRIAGIENVETLAHAVGNILDSIKCQQSVFSPQVSDRIYQAIDAIRLLVYEAVTGSISGVDTAEILDQLITAFPDVGQDHDSPPHDSPPQVAQCEPSEATIEEFPLLGTVPLLPSKTPVTVTQEVSSNPSEPYRIDTIRVPTSYLDALITQTGELTVTKIGMAHAMAEIEEVATLWEQWKAFHRQGQYLDSSSIGSNPYVQQLEQKINSLRSIVQENTTRLDIIAGELDEKIRTLRLLPLFTVFQLFPRMVRDLARQQSKEVELIIEGGETTADKRILEEIKDPLMHIVRNAIDHGIETPTERERLGKSPVATIWLRGYQRTNTIVIEVADDGQGLDIDKIKQTAVQRGLCTNEELALMTPRQIHALILAPGFSTRTFITEISGRGIGLDVLRTKVEQLNGNIEIESTPGLGCTFRLQLRTTLSTANVLLVDVQGIIHGLPIEFVETTLLVSREQIFTIEGRETIALDGQAISVANLADLLELSNSIAYTSIATVKQQKSGLGPCILLKVADEQFGLFIDDLLDTQEVVIKPQSQLLKRVRNVTGATILGTGEVCMILNPPDLLKSLQSYQPTTSIVSTKLREIVESTPVILLVDDSITVRTQEKRILERAGYEVVTAVDGLDGYNKLNTRHFDAVISDVEMPNLDGFSLTARIRQHQEYNELPIILVTSLASDEHKKKGVEAGANAYITKGNFNQDFLLETLQRLV, from the coding sequence ATGATAGAAGACGAAGAACTAAGAAATATTTATAAAATTACCAGCGAAGAACGTTTGCATAAATTGGAAATTGATTTGCTGCATTTAGAAAAGTACCCAGAAGACAACGCTACTTTGGAACAGTTGCTGCGGGAAGCTCACAGCCTCAAAGGAGACTCCAGAATAGCCGGGATAGAGAATGTAGAAACCCTTACTCATGCTGTAGAAGACATTCTCGGGAGCATCAAACGTAAACAAATCGTTTTAACCCCACAGGTTAGCGATCGCCTTTATCAAGTCATAGATGCTATGGGTCTGCTGGTATATGAAGCAGTTACCGGTTCTCCAAGTGGTGTTGATACAGCCTTGATGCTTGACTACTTGATGGCAACAGTTTCACAGCCATTGCAGCCACACCAAAAAGCTGCTCTAGAAAATGGCAATGTTTCCCAACCGGCACCAACTGTTATAGAAGATGAAGACTTGCGAGATATTTATAAAATTACTAGCGAAGAACGTTTGGAGAAACTGGAAGTTGGTTTGCTGCATTTAGAAAAGTACCCACAGGACAACGCTACCTTGGACAAATTGCTGTGGGAAGCCCAAAGCCTCAAAGGAGACTCCAGAATAGCGGGGATAGAGAATGTAGAAACCCTCGCCCATGCTGTGGGAAATATTCTCGACAGCATCAAATGTCAACAGAGCGTTTTCTCCCCACAGGTTAGCGATCGCATTTATCAAGCCATAGATGCCATCCGCCTCTTAGTATACGAAGCAGTTACTGGTTCTATAAGTGGAGTTGATACAGCCGAGATACTTGACCAGTTGATCACAGCATTTCCAGATGTAGGTCAAGACCATGACTCACCCCCTCATGACTCACCCCCTCAAGTAGCTCAATGTGAACCAAGTGAAGCAACTATTGAGGAGTTCCCGTTATTAGGGACTGTACCATTGCTTCCTAGCAAAACTCCTGTAACAGTAACTCAAGAGGTTTCATCAAATCCTAGTGAACCCTACCGGATTGACACCATTCGGGTTCCAACCTCCTATCTTGATGCCTTAATAACACAAACTGGGGAACTAACAGTCACCAAAATTGGCATGGCTCATGCTATGGCTGAAATTGAGGAAGTGGCAACCCTATGGGAACAGTGGAAAGCCTTTCATCGCCAAGGACAATACCTAGATTCTTCATCCATAGGCAGCAATCCTTATGTACAACAGCTAGAACAAAAGATTAACTCTCTAAGAAGTATAGTTCAGGAAAACACTACAAGACTAGACATCATTGCTGGGGAATTAGACGAAAAAATTCGCACTCTCCGGCTTCTGCCCCTCTTCACTGTGTTTCAGTTATTTCCCCGTATGGTAAGGGATTTAGCCAGACAACAATCAAAAGAGGTCGAATTAATCATCGAAGGAGGAGAAACCACTGCTGACAAACGCATCCTGGAAGAAATCAAAGACCCCTTGATGCACATAGTTCGCAACGCCATCGACCATGGCATTGAGACTCCCACTGAACGAGAAAGACTTGGCAAATCTCCTGTGGCCACGATTTGGTTGAGGGGCTACCAAAGAACCAACACCATTGTTATTGAAGTAGCAGATGATGGACAAGGATTAGATATCGATAAAATTAAGCAAACTGCTGTCCAGCGTGGACTCTGCACAAACGAAGAACTGGCACTGATGACTCCCAGACAGATTCACGCCCTGATCTTAGCTCCTGGCTTTTCAACCCGGACATTTATTACAGAAATTTCTGGCAGAGGTATCGGCTTAGATGTCCTACGCACCAAGGTTGAGCAGCTTAACGGCAATATCGAGATCGAATCAACCCCTGGTCTTGGATGTACCTTTCGCCTCCAGCTACGCACAACCCTGTCAACTGCTAATGTACTGCTGGTAGATGTTCAAGGGATTATCCATGGGTTACCGATTGAGTTTGTGGAAACGACTTTACTAGTTTCCCGGGAGCAAATATTTACGATTGAAGGTCGAGAAACCATCGCTTTAGACGGTCAAGCTATTTCTGTAGCGAACCTAGCTGATTTGCTGGAGTTGTCTAACTCTATTGCTTATACCTCTATCGCCACAGTTAAGCAACAAAAGAGCGGTCTCGGACCATGTATCCTGCTTAAGGTGGCAGACGAACAATTCGGATTGTTTATCGATGACCTCTTGGATACTCAAGAGGTGGTGATCAAACCTCAGAGTCAGTTATTAAAGCGGGTGCGTAATGTCACTGGAGCAACTATTCTCGGTACAGGGGAAGTTTGTATGATTCTTAACCCTCCAGATTTGCTCAAATCATTGCAATCCTATCAGCCAACCACATCCATAGTCTCAACCAAACTAAGAGAAATTGTTGAAAGCACGCCAGTAATTCTCCTAGTAGATGACTCGATTACCGTTCGCACCCAAGAAAAACGGATACTAGAAAGGGCTGGGTATGAAGTAGTGACAGCTGTAGATGGATTAGATGGCTATAACAAACTAAACACCCGTCACTTTGATGCCGTAATATCTGATGTGGAAATGCCAAATCTAGACGGATTTTCCCTAACTGCCAGAATTCGTCAGCATCAAGAGTATAACGAATTACCCATAATTCTGGTAACATCTTTGGCTTCCGATGAACATAAGAAAAAAGGTGTCGAAGCGGGGGCTAATGCCTATATAACCAAAGGAAACTTTAATCAAGATTTTCTCCTAGAAACTTTGCAAAGACTTGTTTAA
- a CDS encoding transposase, whose amino-acid sequence MYRTIPVKASFTDEDKAFWVFQCEQANSLINCAIYYTKQKHYSWLEQQEESFTTYWKDDELRYGWKTYKCSTKYPELDKTLKLTPHYKAMAAQSAQQTLKTVGESIASYNQLVGLYYKGKVDRPRLLRYRKKGGLAAVTFPRQALNYKKGLFYPSISKETKPHLITEIALEPPDFIDPDWVKEVTVRPYLGELWIDWVIDNGKEAIASNPNLDYTQAWSFDHGGTNWLTGVSTCGKSLIIDGRKLKSMNQGYCRLVAKYKQGKPEFYWDSNLDRVQRKRNNQIRDAINKAARLIINRCLNDCIGNLVIGWNEGQKNRSNMGKRGNQNFAVIPTGRLIERLKQLCYEYGIKLTITEEAYTSKASYLDDDSLPKHGEKPKGWIPSGKRVKRGLYKTSEGWLINADCNGAANIARKVATQLGLNLTKVGRGALALPNRYDLFTSLSKSYRTRSVRVRVASAKAESVGESR is encoded by the coding sequence TTGTATAGAACAATTCCAGTTAAAGCGTCATTTACTGATGAAGATAAAGCTTTTTGGGTCTTTCAGTGTGAGCAAGCAAATAGCTTGATTAATTGTGCAATTTATTACACCAAACAAAAACACTACAGTTGGCTTGAACAGCAAGAAGAATCATTCACTACTTACTGGAAGGATGATGAGCTTAGGTATGGCTGGAAGACCTATAAGTGCAGTACAAAGTACCCAGAACTAGATAAAACTTTAAAGTTAACTCCCCATTACAAAGCAATGGCTGCCCAGTCGGCTCAACAGACCCTAAAGACAGTAGGTGAGTCCATTGCCAGTTACAACCAATTAGTAGGTCTTTATTACAAGGGCAAAGTTGACAGACCAAGACTGCTTAGGTACAGAAAAAAAGGGGGATTGGCTGCTGTAACTTTTCCCCGACAAGCACTCAACTACAAAAAAGGCTTGTTTTATCCGTCAATAAGCAAAGAAACTAAGCCTCATTTAATAACTGAAATCGCATTAGAACCACCAGATTTTATAGATCCGGACTGGGTGAAAGAGGTTACTGTTCGCCCGTATTTAGGAGAGCTATGGATTGATTGGGTGATCGACAACGGGAAAGAAGCGATTGCTAGCAACCCAAACCTTGACTACACTCAAGCCTGGAGCTTTGATCACGGTGGAACCAACTGGTTGACTGGAGTTTCAACCTGTGGGAAAAGCTTGATTATTGATGGTCGTAAGCTTAAGTCAATGAACCAAGGTTATTGTCGTCTGGTAGCCAAGTACAAACAGGGCAAGCCAGAGTTTTACTGGGATTCTAACCTTGACCGGGTACAACGGAAACGCAACAACCAAATCAGAGATGCGATCAATAAAGCAGCTAGGTTGATTATTAATCGCTGTTTGAATGATTGCATTGGGAATCTGGTAATTGGTTGGAACGAAGGGCAGAAGAATCGTTCCAATATGGGCAAGCGTGGTAATCAGAACTTCGCAGTTATCCCCACCGGAAGATTGATCGAACGGTTAAAACAACTTTGCTATGAGTACGGGATTAAATTAACAATTACCGAGGAAGCGTACACGAGTAAAGCGTCTTACCTTGACGACGACAGCCTCCCAAAACATGGTGAAAAACCCAAAGGATGGATACCGTCGGGCAAACGGGTTAAGCGTGGACTGTATAAAACTTCTGAAGGATGGCTGATCAATGCAGACTGTAACGGCGCTGCAAACATAGCCCGAAAAGTAGCCACACAGTTAGGTCTAAACCTGACCAAGGTGGGTAGGGGAGCTTTGGCACTCCCAAACCGATATGATCTGTTCACCTCACTGAGTAAATCATATCGCACAAGAAGTGTTCGCGTTCGCGTAGCGTCGGCGAAAGCCGAAAGCGTCGGCGAAAGCCGATAG